In one window of Bacteroidales bacterium DNA:
- a CDS encoding aminopeptidase P N-terminal domain-containing protein has translation MNNNSIAILFSASTKYRNASHEYKYRQCSNIIYLTGILDPIHAVVLTKDSYGNCQEYIFLPTLDEKTIIYQGIGISPDEVKKISGIEQIHYSNELLNQLLQAFDNIYIVKSNMNHLFDSLLFHNNSKNIIDLSPILQELRLTKEPEEIAFIKKAIRITGEAFNELLKNFNHFKTEADIEAFITSYFISKGQYQHAYLPIIASGANALTLHYTNNSGRLLKNKLTLLDFGCEYKGYASDLSRTIPNKGIFTKRQKEIYNKVLSILKEVQKNITPGTSIKELNILSKQLMEKALVELKLLTVSDIKTESTPLVKKYFPHGVSHFMGLDVHDSGNTETILQEGMILSCEPGIYIPEENIGIRLENDILVAPTPINLMQHIPIEIDEIEYRMN, from the coding sequence TTGAATAATAATAGTATCGCTATTCTATTTTCTGCCTCAACAAAGTATAGAAATGCATCACATGAATATAAATACAGACAATGCTCAAATATTATATATTTAACAGGTATTTTAGATCCTATACATGCTGTTGTTTTAACCAAAGATTCATATGGAAACTGTCAAGAATATATTTTTTTACCAACTTTAGATGAAAAAACTATTATTTATCAAGGCATAGGAATTAGTCCAGATGAAGTTAAAAAAATTTCAGGCATAGAGCAAATTCATTATTCAAATGAATTATTAAATCAATTATTACAAGCTTTTGATAATATTTATATTGTTAAAAGTAATATGAATCATTTATTTGATTCACTCTTATTTCATAATAATTCAAAAAATATTATAGATCTATCGCCTATTTTACAAGAGCTTCGATTAACTAAAGAACCCGAAGAAATTGCATTTATAAAAAAAGCCATTCGAATTACAGGAGAGGCTTTTAATGAATTACTAAAAAATTTTAATCATTTTAAAACCGAAGCCGATATAGAAGCTTTTATTACTTCATATTTTATAAGTAAAGGGCAATATCAACACGCCTATCTCCCTATAATTGCCAGTGGAGCAAATGCACTAACATTACATTATACAAATAATTCTGGACGTTTACTTAAAAATAAATTAACGTTACTCGACTTTGGTTGTGAATACAAAGGTTATGCTTCAGACCTTTCACGCACTATTCCTAATAAAGGTATATTTACGAAAAGACAAAAGGAGATTTATAATAAAGTTTTATCTATTTTAAAAGAAGTACAAAAAAATATAACACCAGGTACTTCCATAAAAGAATTAAATATCTTATCTAAACAATTAATGGAAAAAGCGTTAGTAGAGCTCAAACTCCTTACTGTTAGTGATATTAAAACAGAATCTACTCCATTAGTAAAAAAATATTTTCCGCATGGTGTTTCGCATTTTATGGGTTTAGATGTTCATGATAGCGGTAATACTGAAACTATACTTCAAGAAGGAATGATATTATCGTGTGAACCGGGTATATATATTCCTGAAGAAAATATCGGTATTCGATTGGAGAATGATATATTGGTGGCACCTACTCCTATCAATTTGATGCAACATATTC
- a CDS encoding succinate dehydrogenase cytochrome b subunit, with amino-acid sequence MAKFFNTSVGKKMIMSLSGLFLIVFLLVHLTANLTAIIDSSGETFTRVADFMEENPLIKIMQYVLAAGFILHIFYGTWLTYQNRKKRPIPYAVSTQTDVSWSSQNMWVTGALVLGFLILHLYNYFYKLQFTDLIESGQMTKYELLKSIFQADNWLYSVLYIVWFVILALHLNHSLQSGFQTLGLNNQKWIGRLKWISSIYAIIIAVGFSSITLYFFIQSLNN; translated from the coding sequence ATGGCTAAATTTTTTAACACTTCTGTAGGAAAAAAAATGATTATGAGTTTAAGTGGTCTTTTTCTAATAGTATTTTTATTGGTGCATTTGACCGCAAATTTAACGGCAATAATAGATAGCTCTGGCGAAACTTTTACCAGAGTTGCCGACTTTATGGAAGAAAATCCATTAATAAAAATAATGCAATATGTATTAGCTGCGGGTTTTATTTTACATATTTTTTATGGTACATGGCTCACGTATCAAAATCGTAAAAAACGTCCAATACCTTATGCTGTTTCGACCCAAACAGATGTTTCGTGGTCGTCGCAAAACATGTGGGTTACAGGAGCATTGGTATTGGGCTTTTTAATTCTTCATTTATATAATTATTTTTATAAACTTCAATTTACCGATTTGATTGAGAGCGGTCAAATGACAAAATACGAGTTATTAAAAAGTATTTTTCAAGCTGATAATTGGCTATATAGTGTATTATACATAGTATGGTTTGTGATTTTAGCTTTACACCTCAATCATTCATTGCAATCGGGTTTTCAAACGTTAGGTTTAAATAATCAAAAATGGATAGGTAGGTTAAAATGGATTAGCAGCATATATGCTATTATTATTGCTGTTGGCTTTAGTAGCATTACATTATATTTTTTCATTCAATCACTGAATAATTAA
- a CDS encoding fumarate reductase/succinate dehydrogenase flavoprotein subunit, which yields MAILDPRIPEGPIDKKWTLFKSSCKLVSPANKRKLDVIVVGTGLAGASAAASLGELGYNVKIFCYQDSPRRAHSIAAQGGINAAKNYQNDGDSVYRLFMDTLKGGDYRAREANVYRLAEVSNAIIDHCVAQGVPFARDYAGYLDNRSFGGAQVSRTFYARGQTGQQLLLGAYSSLNRQIKQGTVKLYQRRDVLNIVVVDGKARGIIVRNLVTGEIERYSAHAVVIATGGYGNLYYLSTNAMGSNATVIWQAYKKGAYFANPCFTQIHPTCIPVHGEYQSKLTLMSESLRNDGRIWVPKKIEDARKLQRGEIKANDIPEEDRDYYLERRYPAFGNLVPRDVASRAAKERCDAGFGVNSTGLAVFLDLSDAIKRLGKEVIEKRYGNLIQMYEKITGDNPYETPMMIYPAIHYTMGGLWVDYQLMSNIPGLFVIGEANFSDHGANRLGASALMQGLADGYFILPYTIGNYLADMVKTPRLDVQTKEFDLAENEVNERIQRLMSVNGSEPVDFYHKKLGKIMWDYVGMARNAQGLTMAIEKIKEIRQEFWKNVKIPGTTTEFNSELEKAWRVADFLELGELLAKDALHREESCGGHFREESQTDDGEAKRNDEQFAYAAAWEFKGENNDPELHKDELIFKEVELVQRNYK from the coding sequence ATGGCAATATTAGATCCTCGAATACCAGAAGGTCCCATTGATAAAAAGTGGACATTATTTAAGTCAAGCTGTAAGTTAGTGAGTCCCGCCAATAAACGTAAATTAGATGTTATTGTGGTGGGTACCGGTTTAGCGGGCGCCTCAGCAGCTGCATCTTTAGGAGAATTAGGGTACAATGTTAAAATATTTTGTTATCAGGATAGCCCACGAAGGGCACATAGTATAGCAGCACAAGGAGGAATTAACGCCGCTAAAAATTATCAAAATGATGGCGATAGTGTATATCGTCTTTTTATGGATACGCTTAAAGGTGGCGATTATCGTGCACGCGAGGCTAATGTTTATCGTTTAGCCGAAGTGAGCAACGCTATAATAGATCATTGTGTAGCTCAAGGTGTGCCATTTGCACGCGATTATGCTGGTTATCTCGATAATCGTTCTTTTGGGGGCGCTCAAGTATCGCGTACCTTTTATGCACGTGGACAAACAGGGCAACAATTGTTGCTTGGAGCCTATAGTTCACTCAATCGTCAAATTAAACAGGGAACGGTTAAATTATATCAACGTCGCGATGTACTTAATATTGTTGTTGTAGACGGCAAAGCACGTGGTATTATTGTACGCAATTTAGTAACGGGCGAAATAGAACGTTATTCTGCACATGCAGTTGTTATAGCGACGGGTGGATATGGAAATTTATACTATCTTTCAACCAATGCCATGGGGTCTAATGCTACAGTTATTTGGCAAGCCTATAAAAAAGGAGCGTATTTTGCCAACCCTTGCTTTACTCAAATTCATCCAACATGTATCCCTGTACATGGCGAATATCAATCAAAACTCACACTGATGAGCGAAAGTTTGCGAAACGATGGTCGCATATGGGTGCCTAAAAAAATTGAAGATGCACGTAAGCTTCAGCGTGGAGAAATAAAAGCCAACGATATTCCCGAAGAAGATCGCGATTATTATTTAGAACGCAGATACCCTGCTTTTGGAAATCTTGTCCCTCGCGATGTGGCTTCGCGTGCTGCTAAAGAACGTTGCGATGCTGGTTTTGGAGTTAATAGTACAGGATTAGCCGTTTTTCTCGATTTATCAGATGCTATTAAGCGTTTAGGTAAAGAAGTTATTGAAAAACGTTACGGTAATCTTATTCAAATGTATGAAAAAATTACTGGCGATAACCCATATGAAACTCCTATGATGATTTACCCCGCTATTCATTATACAATGGGTGGATTGTGGGTTGATTATCAACTAATGAGCAATATTCCCGGCTTGTTTGTTATAGGCGAAGCTAATTTTAGTGATCATGGAGCCAATAGACTTGGGGCTTCTGCTCTTATGCAAGGTTTAGCCGATGGATATTTTATTTTGCCTTATACCATTGGTAATTATTTGGCAGATATGGTGAAGACTCCTCGCTTAGATGTTCAAACTAAAGAATTTGATTTAGCCGAAAATGAAGTGAACGAAAGAATTCAACGTTTGATGTCGGTAAATGGAAGTGAACCAGTTGATTTTTACCATAAAAAGCTTGGCAAAATAATGTGGGATTATGTTGGCATGGCTCGTAATGCCCAAGGTTTAACAATGGCTATAGAAAAAATAAAAGAGATACGTCAAGAATTCTGGAAAAATGTAAAAATACCTGGCACTACTACCGAGTTCAATTCCGAATTAGAAAAAGCATGGCGTGTAGCCGACTTTTTAGAATTAGGCGAATTATTAGCTAAAGACGCACTCCATCGCGAAGAATCGTGTGGAGGACATTTTCGTGAAGAAAGTCAAACCGACGATGGAGAAGCAAAACGTAACGACGAACAATTTGCTTATGCAGCAGCATGGGAGTTTAAAGGCGAAAATAATGACCCCGAATTGCATAAAGATGAATTAATATTTAAAGAAGTAGAGCTTGTTCAACGTAATTATAAATAG